CGGGGGTCAGTGGCGCGGCCGGTGCGGCTGCGGCGGCTGCACGATGCGGGGCTCGCCCGGCGGCGCCGGCGGCGCGCCGGGCGTGGCGCAACTGCCGCAGCTGTCGCAGGCGCCGCAGCCGGGCGTGCTGCCCAGCGCGGCCGCCATGCGCTGCGCCTGCTCTTCCTGCACGCCCAGGCGGCGCGAGCCGCTGGCCAGCCGTGCGGCCAGTGCGCGGCGCCAGCGCGCCGGCATCCAGTGCCACAGCGCGTAAAGCGCGGCCGCCAGCACGATCAGGCCCACGGCGAGTTGCTGGCCCATGGTCAGCCCCCGCTCCAGGCCAGCGCCACGCGGTAGGTGACGAAGCTCGCGAGATAGGCCAGCGCAAACAGGTAGCCGGCCATGATGAGCGCGTAGCGCCAGGAATTGGTTTCGCGCTTGACCGTGGCCAGCGTGGAGATGCATTGCGGCGCGAACACATACCAGACCAGCAGCGACAGCGCGGTGGCCAGCGGCCAGCTGCCGCCGATCATCGGGCTCAGCTGCGCCGCCACGTCATCGCCCGTGGCCGACAGCGCGTACACCGTGCCCAAAGCGCCCACGGCCACCTCGCGCGCCGCCAGGCCGGGCACCAGTGCGATGGAGATCTGCCAGTTGAAGCCGATCGGTGCGAACACCACCTCCAGCGCGCGCCCGATCATGCCGGCCAGGCTGTACTGGATGGCCGGGCCGGTGGCGCCTTCGGGCGGCGCGGGAAAGGTGGAGAGGAACCACAGCAGCACCATCAACGCCAGGATGATGGTGCCCACGCGCTTGAGGAAGATCATGGCGCGCTCGTACAGGCCGAGCGCCAGGTTGCGCGGGTTGGGCCAGCGGTAGGTGGGCAGCTCCATCAGCAACGGCGTGGGGCCGGCGCCGCCGCGCCAGCGCTTGAACACCCAGGCCACGCCCATCGCGGACAGGATGCCCGCGAGGTAGAGCGCGAACAGCACCAGGCCCTGCAGGTTGAACACGCCGCCCACCGTGCGGGCCGGGATGAAGGCACCGATCAGCAGGGCATACACGGGCAGGCGCGCCGAGCAGGTCATCAGCGGCGCGATCATGATGGTGACCAGCCGGTCGCGCCAGTTGGTGATGGTGCGCGTGGCCATCACGCCGGGAATGGCGCAGGCGAAGCTCGACAGCAGCGGAATGAAGGAGCGGCCCGACAGGCCCACCGTGCCCATCACGCGGTCCAGCAGGAAGGCCGCGCGCGGCAGGTAGCCCGAATCCTCCAGCGCTAGGATGAACAGGAACAGGATCAGGATCTGCGGCAGGAACACCAGCACGCTGCCCGCGCCGGCGATGATGCCGTCCACCAGCAGGCTGCGCAGCAGGCCCTCGCCCATGTGGGCCTGCACCGCCTGCCCCAGCCAGTCCATGCCGCCCTTGATCGCGTCCATCGGCACCTCGGCCCAGCTGAACACGGCCTGGAACATCAGGAACAGCGTCACCGCCAGCACCGCCATGCCCCACAGCGGGTGCAGCACCACGCGGTCGATGGCGTCGTCCACGTGCAGGTCCATCGCCGGCTCGTGCACTGCCAGCGCCAGGATGCGGCGCACCTCGGCCTGGGTGGCCAGCACGTCGTCGACGCCGGGTGCGCGCCAGGGCTGCAGCGCGGGAGGGCCCGGCGGCACATGGGCGTCCAGCGCCGCCAGCAGGCTGCGCGCGCCGTCGTGGCGCACCCCCACGGTCTCGATCACCGGCAGCCCGAGCTCGCGCGCCAGCACCGCGCGGTCGACGGCAATGCCCTGGCTGAGCGCCATGTCGCTCATGTTGAGCGCCATCACCATCGGCAGGCCGAGCTGGCGCGCCTCCAGCACCAGGCGCAGGTTGAGCCGGAGGTTGGTGGCATCGGTCACGCACACCAGCAGGTCGGGCAGCGGCTCGCCCGCGCGCTGGCCGGTGACCACGTCGCGCGTGATGGCTTCGTCGGCGCTGAGCGCATTCAGGCTGTAGGCGCCCGGCAGATCGAGCACCTGCACGCGGCGCCCGGCCGGCGTGCGCAGGCTGCCCTCCTTGCGCTCGACCGTCACGCCCGCGTAGTTGGCCACCTTCTGGCGGCTGCCCGTGAGCAGGTTGAACAGCGCCGTCTTGCCGCAGTTGGGGTTGCCGAGCAGGGCGATGCGCAGGGCCGGTGCCGATGCATTGTTCATGCGGGCCGCCCTTCCGGCACCACGCGGATGAAGGCCGCCTCGTGGCGGCGCAGCGCAAAGGTGGTATGCCCCAGGCGCACCGCCACCGGCTCGCCGCCGGGGTAGCCATGCGCGATCACGCGCACGCGCTCGCCGGGCAGGAAGCCGATTTCCAGCAGCCGCAGCACGAGCTCGCGGTCATGCTCGGCGGCGGGCGCCTGCATGCCCACCACCGTGGCCACGGCGTGGCGCGCCAGCTGGTCCAGGCCCACCGAGGACGGGGCGCCGGGAACGGGAGGGGAAGCGGACATGGGTTGCGAGGTTCGGCGATTTAGTAATGAGAATTATTCTCGAAAAAGCCCCCTCCTGCCATGATGGGCATGAAAAAACCGGCTCGACGCCGGTTTCTTTACACGGGCTTGACCTGGGTCAGGCCGCGAGCAGTTGCCTGAGCACGAAGGGCAGGATGCCGCCGTGCTGGTAGTAGTCCACCTCGATCGGCGTGTCGATGCGCAGCCGCACGGCCACCTCCTGCCGCCGGCCGTCGGCGCGGTGGATCACCAGTGTCACGTCGGCCTGCGGCCGCAGGTCGCCGCCAACCACCACGTCGATGGTTTCGTCGCCCTTCAGGCCCAGGCTTTCCCAGGAATCGCCGCCCTTGAACTGCAGCGGCAGCACCCCCATGCCCACCAGGTTGGAGCGGTGGATGCGCTCGAAGCTCTTGGCCACCACGGCCTTGATGCCGAGCAGCTGCGTGCCCTTGGCGGCCCAGTCGCGGCTGGAGCCGGTGCCGTATTCCTCACCGCCGAACACCACGGTGGGCGTGCCCTGGGCCACGTACTTCATGGCGGCGTCGTAGATCGCCATCTTCTCGCCGCCGGGCTGGAACAGCGTGAGGCCGCCTTCCTCGCGCGAGCCGTCGGCCCTCGGCGGGATCATCAGGTTCTTGATGCGCACGTTGGCGAAGGTGCCGCGCATCATCACCTCATGGTTGCCGCGGCGCGAGCCGTAGCTGTTGAAGTCGGCCTTCATCACGCCGTGCTCCAGCAGGTACTTGCCGGCCGGCGAGGTCTCGCGAAAGGAGCCGGCGGGCGAGATGTGGTCGGTGGTGATGGAGTCGCCGAACAGGCCCATGATGCGCGCGCCCTTCACGCCCGGGAGGCTCACGGCGGGCTCCATCGTGAAGTCCTGGAAGAACGGCGGCTCGGCGATGTAGGTGCTGTGCGGCCAGGTGTAGACGTTGCCCTTCACGCCCTGGATCTTCTCCCACAGCGGGCCTGGATCGGTCTTGACCTTGTCGTAGTTGCTCTTGAAGGCCTTGCCGTTCATGGCGTGCTTCATCAGCGCGTGGATTTCCTCGCTCGTGGGCCAGATGTCGCCGAGATAGACGTCCTTGCCGCCCCGGCCCTTGCCGACCGGCTCGGTCATCAGGTCGCGCAGCACGGTGCCGGCGATGGCATAGGCCACCACCAGCGGCGGCGAGGCCAGGAAGTTGGCCTTGAGGTTCGGGTGGATGCGGGCCTCGAAGTTGCGGTTGCCCGAGAGCACGGCGGCACATACCAAGTCGTTCGCGGTGATCGCCTCGTTGATCTCGGGCGTCAGGTCGCCGGCGTTGCCGATGCAGGTGGTGCAGCCATAGGCCGCGAGGTTGAAGCCGAGCTTGTCCAGGTAGGGCAGCAGGCCGGTCTTCTCGAGGTACTCGGTGACGATGCGCGAGCCGGGCGCCAGCGAGGTCTTGATGTGCGGCTGCACCTTGAGGCCGGCCTCCACCGCCTTCTTGGCCAGCAGGCCGGCCGCCAGCATCACGCTCGGGTTGGAGGTGTTGGTGCACGAGGTGATGGCCGCGATCAGCACGTCGCCGTTGCCGATGCTCACCTCATGGCCCGAACGCGCCGCCTCCAGCGTGGAGCGGTTGCCCACCATCTCGACCACGGCCCGGGACGAACCCAGCGGCAGCGGCGGGGCCGCGGGCGCCTCGCCGGCGCCGTTCAGCGGAAAACGGCGGCCCAGCTTGTCGGCCGGCTGGTTGAAGCCGTTGTCGGCCGCAGGCTGGCTGTACAGGGCGGTGAAGCGGCTCTTGACGCTGCCGATCTCGATGCGGTCCTGCGGGCGCTTGGGGCCCGACAGCGAGGGCGTCACGCTGCCCAGGTCGAGCTTGACCACCTGGGTGTAGTCGATCTCGCCGGCCTGCGGCACGCCGAACAGGCCCTGTGCCTTGAAGTAGGCCTCGAAGGCCTCGATCTCGGCCGGTGTGCGGCCGGTGCCCTTGAAGTAGTCGATGGTCTTGCCGTCCACCGGGAAGAAACCCATGGTGGCGCCGTACTCGGGCGCCATGTTGCCGATGGTGGCGCGGTCGGGCAAGGCCAGCGTGGCCGTGCCGGGGCCGAAGAACTCGACGAACTTGCCCACCACCTTCTCGCGGCGCAGGATTTCCGTCACCGTCAGCACCAGGTCGGTGGCGGTCACGCCCTCGCGCAGCTGGCCGGTCAGCTCGAAGCCCACCACGTCGGGCGTGAGGAAGTACACCGGCTGGCCCAGCATGCCGGCCTCGGCCTCGATGCCGCCCACGCCCCAGCCGACCACGCCAATGCCGTTGATCATGGTGGTGTGGCTGTCGGTGCCGACCAGGGTGTCGGGGTAGTAGACACCGTTCTTGGCTTGGTGCACGCCGCGCGCGAGGTACTCCAGGTTGACCTGGTGCACGATGCCGAAGCCCGGGGGCACGACGCCGAAGGTGTCGAACGCGTCCATGCCCCATTTCATGAACTGGTAGCGCTCGCGGTTGCGCTGGAACTCGAGCTTCATGTTCAGGTCCAGCGCCCGGTTATTGCCGTAGTGGTCGATCATGATCGAGTGGTCCACCACCAGGTCCACCGGCACCAGCGGCTCGATCGCCTTGGGGTTCTTGCCCATGCGCGCGGCCACGTTGCGCATCGCGGCCAGATCCGCCAGCAGCGGCACGCCGGTGAAGTCCTGCAGCACGACGCGCGCCACCACGAACGGGATCTCGTCGGTGCGCACGGCGCCGGGGCGCCAGTTGGCCAGCTGCTCCACATGCTCGGGCATGACCTTCCTGCCATCGCAGTTGCGCAGCACCGACTCCAGCACGATGCGGATCGACACCGGCAGCCGCGACACATTGGGAAACTGCCGGGCCAGCGCCGGCAGCGAGTAGAGCTTGCCCGATTTGCCGGAGGCGGTCTTGAAACTCTTCAGGGTGGAGGCAAAAGCGTGGGGGGCCTGGTTAGCCATGGGGGACTCCTTGAATGGGTTCAACGAGGCCTATTCTGGCAGCGTCCCGCCAAATCTTCACCAGGCCGCGCGCGCAGCCCCTTTGCGCAGCCCGAAAAACTGCAGCTCGGCCAGCACCGCCACCGTGAGGGCCTGCACCACCACATACGCCTGGCCCAGCAGCGTCGGCGCCAGCCAGCCGCCGGCCAGCAGCCCCACACAGCCCGCGGCCCAGCCCAGGTTGCCGGCCACGATGGCCCAGACGGCCGCGCGCGGCACCGGCTTGCGCGTGGCCAGGTAGGCCACTGCGCCCGCATAGGCCAGCAGGAACAGCCCGCTCCAGGCCAGCAAGGCCGCCGGCAGACCGAGCAATTGCGCCGCCGCGCCGGTGAACAGCACCTGCAGCAGGCCCGTGGCGAGGCAGGAAACGGCATCGGCCCACAGCACGTTGCGCAGGAAATGGGGGGAAGACAGCAGGGACATGGAGAGCTCCTTGAACAAGGGGGAAGAAACACCGCCGCGGCACACAACCGGGACAGCACCGCAGCCCATGATTCCCGCGCCCCGGCCGCCCGTCCATGACCTGCGAGGTCATGGGCAAGGGGCCGGAATGCCCCTACGATGCAGCCATGATGG
This Variovorax terrae DNA region includes the following protein-coding sequences:
- a CDS encoding DUF6587 family protein; the encoded protein is MGQQLAVGLIVLAAALYALWHWMPARWRRALAARLASGSRRLGVQEEQAQRMAAALGSTPGCGACDSCGSCATPGAPPAPPGEPRIVQPPQPHRPRH
- the feoB gene encoding ferrous iron transporter B, giving the protein MNNASAPALRIALLGNPNCGKTALFNLLTGSRQKVANYAGVTVERKEGSLRTPAGRRVQVLDLPGAYSLNALSADEAITRDVVTGQRAGEPLPDLLVCVTDATNLRLNLRLVLEARQLGLPMVMALNMSDMALSQGIAVDRAVLARELGLPVIETVGVRHDGARSLLAALDAHVPPGPPALQPWRAPGVDDVLATQAEVRRILALAVHEPAMDLHVDDAIDRVVLHPLWGMAVLAVTLFLMFQAVFSWAEVPMDAIKGGMDWLGQAVQAHMGEGLLRSLLVDGIIAGAGSVLVFLPQILILFLFILALEDSGYLPRAAFLLDRVMGTVGLSGRSFIPLLSSFACAIPGVMATRTITNWRDRLVTIMIAPLMTCSARLPVYALLIGAFIPARTVGGVFNLQGLVLFALYLAGILSAMGVAWVFKRWRGGAGPTPLLMELPTYRWPNPRNLALGLYERAMIFLKRVGTIILALMVLLWFLSTFPAPPEGATGPAIQYSLAGMIGRALEVVFAPIGFNWQISIALVPGLAAREVAVGALGTVYALSATGDDVAAQLSPMIGGSWPLATALSLLVWYVFAPQCISTLATVKRETNSWRYALIMAGYLFALAYLASFVTYRVALAWSGG
- a CDS encoding FeoA family protein, giving the protein MSASPPVPGAPSSVGLDQLARHAVATVVGMQAPAAEHDRELVLRLLEIGFLPGERVRVIAHGYPGGEPVAVRLGHTTFALRRHEAAFIRVVPEGRPA
- the acnA gene encoding aconitate hydratase AcnA, with the translated sequence MANQAPHAFASTLKSFKTASGKSGKLYSLPALARQFPNVSRLPVSIRIVLESVLRNCDGRKVMPEHVEQLANWRPGAVRTDEIPFVVARVVLQDFTGVPLLADLAAMRNVAARMGKNPKAIEPLVPVDLVVDHSIMIDHYGNNRALDLNMKLEFQRNRERYQFMKWGMDAFDTFGVVPPGFGIVHQVNLEYLARGVHQAKNGVYYPDTLVGTDSHTTMINGIGVVGWGVGGIEAEAGMLGQPVYFLTPDVVGFELTGQLREGVTATDLVLTVTEILRREKVVGKFVEFFGPGTATLALPDRATIGNMAPEYGATMGFFPVDGKTIDYFKGTGRTPAEIEAFEAYFKAQGLFGVPQAGEIDYTQVVKLDLGSVTPSLSGPKRPQDRIEIGSVKSRFTALYSQPAADNGFNQPADKLGRRFPLNGAGEAPAAPPLPLGSSRAVVEMVGNRSTLEAARSGHEVSIGNGDVLIAAITSCTNTSNPSVMLAAGLLAKKAVEAGLKVQPHIKTSLAPGSRIVTEYLEKTGLLPYLDKLGFNLAAYGCTTCIGNAGDLTPEINEAITANDLVCAAVLSGNRNFEARIHPNLKANFLASPPLVVAYAIAGTVLRDLMTEPVGKGRGGKDVYLGDIWPTSEEIHALMKHAMNGKAFKSNYDKVKTDPGPLWEKIQGVKGNVYTWPHSTYIAEPPFFQDFTMEPAVSLPGVKGARIMGLFGDSITTDHISPAGSFRETSPAGKYLLEHGVMKADFNSYGSRRGNHEVMMRGTFANVRIKNLMIPPRADGSREEGGLTLFQPGGEKMAIYDAAMKYVAQGTPTVVFGGEEYGTGSSRDWAAKGTQLLGIKAVVAKSFERIHRSNLVGMGVLPLQFKGGDSWESLGLKGDETIDVVVGGDLRPQADVTLVIHRADGRRQEVAVRLRIDTPIEVDYYQHGGILPFVLRQLLAA